Proteins encoded in a region of the Streptomyces sp. NBC_01298 genome:
- a CDS encoding TIGR01777 family oxidoreductase, whose amino-acid sequence MRIAVTGATGLIGSALGRSLKADGHELVRFVRREPAGPGEARWDPARGYVDPAGLAGCGAVVHLAGAGVGDHRWTAAYKREIRDSRVKGTAAVAAAVAAMDEPPATLVCGSAIGYYGDTGDRTVDEDSPAGEGFLPEVCVEWEAAAAPAREAGIRTAFARTGLVVAAEGGAWGKLFPIFKAGIGGRLGNGRQYWSHISMHDEIAALRHIIDTPALAGPVNLTAPEPLTNREVTAAMGRVLHRPAVFAVPAPVMRVVLGEFAQDVLGSQRVRPTRLLESGFVFRYPGIEESIRAALEA is encoded by the coding sequence ATGCGCATCGCGGTCACCGGGGCCACCGGACTCATCGGCAGCGCCCTCGGGCGGTCACTGAAGGCCGACGGGCACGAGCTCGTCCGGTTCGTGCGGCGGGAGCCGGCCGGGCCCGGCGAGGCGCGGTGGGATCCCGCGCGGGGGTACGTGGACCCGGCCGGGCTCGCCGGGTGCGGGGCCGTCGTGCACCTCGCCGGGGCCGGCGTCGGGGACCACCGCTGGACGGCCGCCTACAAGCGGGAGATCCGCGACAGCCGGGTCAAGGGCACGGCGGCCGTCGCCGCGGCCGTCGCCGCGATGGACGAGCCCCCCGCGACGCTCGTCTGCGGCTCCGCCATCGGGTACTACGGGGACACCGGCGACCGGACGGTCGACGAGGACTCCCCGGCCGGGGAGGGCTTCCTGCCCGAGGTCTGCGTGGAGTGGGAGGCCGCCGCCGCGCCCGCCCGGGAGGCCGGGATCCGGACCGCGTTCGCCCGTACCGGACTGGTCGTCGCCGCCGAGGGCGGGGCCTGGGGGAAGCTGTTCCCGATCTTCAAGGCCGGCATCGGCGGCCGGCTCGGCAACGGCCGCCAGTACTGGTCGCACATCTCGATGCACGACGAGATCGCCGCCCTGCGCCACATCATCGACACCCCGGCCCTGGCCGGGCCGGTGAACCTGACCGCCCCCGAGCCCCTGACCAACCGCGAGGTCACCGCCGCGATGGGCCGGGTGCTGCACCGCCCGGCGGTGTTCGCCGTGCCCGCGCCGGTCATGCGCGTGGTGCTCGGGGAGTTCGCCCAGGACGTGCTGGGCAGCCAGCGGGTCCGCCCGACCCGGCTGCTGGAGTCCGGGTTCGTCTTCCGGTACCCGGGGATCGAGGAGTCGATCAGGGCAGCGCTGGAGGCCTGA
- a CDS encoding FAD-dependent oxidoreductase has translation MLNSAHAHHADVVIVGAGVSGLAAAHHLIAAGVTVIVLEGADDAGGRMATETVDGFRLDRIGQILNTAYTEPARTPGLEGLVLKPFAPGALVHSEGRTLRAGALTPARALTSGSLDQARIGAALGRLAALPEERLLARPERTAHAALSSRSLGTTLRPLLAALLRDPALTTSSRVADLALRTFARGRLAVPEGGAATLPGLLAAALPPGTVRTGVRVRSVATNLVTTEEHGDFSCRSAVLATGARAAAELLPGLRVPAFHQVTVMHHATTTPLASDGSLLLDGDPDWPVAHTAVMSAVDPTRAPAGRSLVTTTVFGPPPPTRTVASRLARLYETATRDWELLTVHHTPEAVPAMPPPQDHRRTVRVLAGLYVCGDHRDTNTVEGALRSARRAAAAVLRDFGIPVPSAPRAALPVAA, from the coding sequence GTGCTCAACAGCGCACACGCACATCACGCGGACGTGGTCATCGTAGGAGCCGGAGTCTCCGGACTCGCGGCAGCGCACCACCTGATCGCGGCCGGGGTCACGGTCATCGTCCTGGAGGGCGCGGACGACGCGGGCGGCCGGATGGCCACCGAGACCGTGGACGGCTTCCGGCTCGACCGGATCGGCCAGATCCTGAACACCGCCTACACCGAACCGGCCCGCACCCCGGGCCTGGAAGGCCTGGTCCTCAAACCCTTCGCGCCCGGCGCCCTCGTCCACAGCGAGGGCAGGACACTGCGCGCCGGGGCACTCACCCCCGCCCGCGCCCTGACCAGCGGCTCCCTCGACCAGGCCCGGATCGGAGCGGCGCTCGGCCGCCTCGCCGCCCTGCCCGAGGAACGCCTCCTGGCCCGGCCCGAGCGCACCGCGCACGCCGCCCTGAGCTCCAGGAGCCTCGGCACGACGCTGCGCCCGCTCCTCGCCGCGCTCCTGCGCGACCCCGCGCTCACCACCTCCAGCCGCGTCGCCGACCTGGCCCTGCGCACCTTCGCGCGCGGCCGCCTCGCCGTACCCGAGGGCGGCGCCGCCACCCTGCCCGGACTGCTCGCCGCCGCGCTGCCGCCCGGCACCGTACGCACCGGGGTCCGGGTCCGTTCCGTCGCCACCAACCTGGTCACCACCGAGGAACACGGCGACTTCAGCTGCCGCTCCGCCGTCCTGGCCACCGGCGCCCGGGCCGCCGCCGAACTGCTCCCGGGCCTGCGCGTGCCCGCTTTCCACCAGGTGACCGTGATGCACCACGCCACCACCACCCCGCTCGCCTCGGACGGCTCGCTGCTCCTGGACGGCGACCCGGACTGGCCCGTCGCCCACACGGCCGTCATGAGCGCGGTCGACCCGACGCGCGCCCCCGCCGGCCGCAGCCTGGTCACCACCACCGTGTTCGGCCCGCCACCGCCCACCCGGACGGTCGCCTCGCGCCTCGCCCGGCTCTACGAGACCGCGACCCGGGACTGGGAGCTGCTCACCGTCCACCACACCCCCGAGGCCGTCCCCGCGATGCCGCCGCCGCAGGACCACCGGCGCACCGTCCGGGTCCTGGCCGGGCTGTACGTGTGCGGCGACCACCGGGATACCAACACCGTCGAGGGGGCCCTGCGCTCGGCCCGCCGAGCCGCCGCCGCCGTCCTGCGCGACTTCGGCATCCCCGTCCCGTCCGCCCCGCGAGCCGCCCTCCCGGTGGCGGCCTGA
- a CDS encoding VIT1/CCC1 transporter family protein codes for MSTRLNWLRAGVLGANDGIISTAGLVVGVAGATTSRTAILAAGVAGLLAGALSMAAGEYVSVSSQRDSEKAALDLERRELAESPQEELEELTGLLVGRGLSESVAREAAEQLTERDALRAHARVELGINPDELANPWHAALASLVAFTVGALLPLLAIVLPGASRRVPVTVIAVLLSLTLCGVISARLGGAPAARAILRNVTGGALAMAVTYAVGTWLGTAT; via the coding sequence ATGAGCACACGGCTGAACTGGCTGCGCGCGGGGGTGCTGGGCGCGAACGACGGGATCATCTCCACGGCGGGCCTGGTCGTCGGCGTCGCCGGGGCCACGACCTCGCGCACGGCGATCCTGGCGGCGGGCGTCGCCGGGCTGCTGGCGGGCGCGCTGTCGATGGCGGCGGGGGAGTACGTGTCGGTCAGCTCCCAGCGGGACTCGGAGAAGGCGGCGCTGGACCTGGAACGGCGGGAGCTGGCGGAGTCGCCGCAGGAGGAGCTGGAGGAACTGACGGGGCTGCTGGTCGGCAGGGGGCTGAGCGAGTCGGTGGCACGGGAGGCGGCGGAGCAGCTGACGGAGCGGGACGCGCTGCGGGCGCACGCGCGGGTGGAGCTGGGGATCAACCCCGACGAGCTGGCCAACCCCTGGCACGCGGCGCTGGCGAGCCTGGTGGCGTTCACGGTGGGGGCGCTGCTGCCGCTGCTGGCGATCGTCCTGCCGGGGGCCTCGCGGCGGGTCCCGGTGACGGTGATCGCGGTCCTGCTCTCCCTCACCCTGTGCGGGGTGATCAGCGCCCGCCTGGGCGGGGCGCCCGCCGCCCGGGCGATCCTGCGCAACGTCACCGGCGGCGCCCTGGCCATGGCGGTGACCTACGCGGTCGGCACCTGGCTGGGCACGGCCACCTGA
- a CDS encoding PP2C family protein-serine/threonine phosphatase produces MRRRREEPGWLRGAPPPRWARLAPAVALVVLVFVQRITPGDVELGYFLAGLPPVAAFAYGATGTAVFAAVVLVLIGLPSLGIAHAQGSDLGTVAVIGLLSVVVAWVRKRRDAQLVSVRTVAEAAQLAVLPPVPERVGAVGCAGLYRAAQHGTLVGGDLYDVRVGPYGVRALIGDVQGHGLAAVGTVASLLGAFREGVLDDAELTTVAARLDRRLLADSAAESVDHAELFATAVLLEFPPGLDLVRIVSCGHPPPLLLRGRTVSEVDVDPGPPLGLGLAGPTPAAPAELRIAPGDRLVMYTDGVTEARDVAGNFYPLAARVPVLANDPAGLAPAVWRDLRSFTRGGPRDDVALLVLSLDAERGTDGPAPVVG; encoded by the coding sequence GTGAGACGCCGACGCGAGGAGCCGGGCTGGCTGCGCGGGGCGCCGCCGCCGCGCTGGGCCCGCCTCGCGCCCGCGGTGGCCCTCGTCGTGCTCGTGTTCGTGCAGCGCATCACCCCCGGCGACGTCGAGCTGGGCTACTTCCTGGCCGGGCTCCCCCCGGTGGCGGCCTTCGCCTACGGGGCCACCGGAACGGCCGTCTTCGCCGCGGTGGTGCTGGTCCTCATCGGCCTGCCCTCGCTCGGGATCGCCCACGCCCAGGGCTCCGACCTCGGAACCGTCGCGGTGATCGGGCTGCTCAGCGTGGTGGTCGCCTGGGTCCGAAAACGCCGCGACGCCCAGCTGGTGAGCGTGCGCACCGTCGCGGAGGCGGCGCAGCTCGCGGTCCTGCCGCCCGTGCCCGAACGGGTCGGCGCGGTCGGCTGCGCGGGCCTCTACCGGGCCGCGCAGCACGGCACCCTGGTCGGCGGCGACCTGTACGACGTACGGGTGGGGCCCTACGGCGTGCGCGCGCTGATCGGCGACGTCCAGGGCCACGGCCTGGCCGCCGTCGGCACCGTGGCCTCGCTGCTCGGCGCCTTCCGGGAGGGGGTGCTGGACGACGCGGAGCTCACGACGGTGGCGGCCCGGCTGGACCGGCGGCTGCTCGCGGACTCGGCGGCCGAGTCGGTGGATCACGCGGAGCTCTTCGCGACGGCGGTGCTGCTGGAGTTCCCGCCCGGGCTGGACCTCGTACGGATCGTGTCGTGCGGGCATCCTCCGCCCCTGCTGCTACGGGGTCGCACGGTCTCGGAAGTCGATGTGGACCCGGGGCCCCCGCTGGGCCTGGGCCTGGCCGGTCCCACCCCGGCGGCGCCGGCCGAGCTCCGGATCGCCCCCGGGGACCGGCTCGTGATGTACACGGACGGGGTGACGGAGGCCCGCGACGTCGCCGGGAACTTCTACCCGCTGGCCGCGCGCGTGCCCGTCCTGGCGAACGATCCGGCGGGGCTGGCCCCGGCGGTGTGGCGGGACTTGCGGTCCTTCACCCGGGGCGGGCCGCGCGATGACGTGGCCCTGCTGGTGCTGTCCCTGGACGCGGAGCGGGGCACCGACGGGCCTGCTCCGGTCGTGGGATGA